Proteins encoded within one genomic window of Aspergillus nidulans FGSC A4 chromosome VII:
- a CDS encoding SH3 domain protein (transcript_id=CADANIAT00009012), producing MSGTCISLSGSTQCPAFNASSISTNSNLYTDFPFLRNVTNLSEFDAALNSYVLGSYIQSKYSVFLGCQGDLSNASDYYARYTTSAICSGLVQSSESDCDLSAEQSRPLCAEDCALMASSEEEIVVNDELCPDRRSDYLNQIRSDFAVCTGPDGSLTGSCISAADNEPNECGFRSNLIGLCGFCASSTVNSTDSCCVNANASSRCEGVDLPTPTTSFIPIYTTGTDAGNDTDNGLSGGQIAGIVIGSVAGFAILAVLIAFGLIYYWRRKREATDDNSLNKPNPQRKGSPMQQPGNQAFGVAPGRVARMSALREAPSSSPGHSRSSGAFLGGSAKYSDSSDSEGFASPGAINKKIPPTTGKRQGSLSSNSALAGVGSDTSPRSGTIGQYSSPEGLTSGQSEQLSSFQDYYSQDDIHPGDKVAVLWAYQPRAGDEFGLERGEMIKVIGIWDDGWATGVRVPESAEEYDARHREQRDSGVSGRSQRTSPAPSGEIKAFPLVCVCLPQHWRKIIDGAQGDDEVAERY from the exons ATGTCCGGCACCTGTATTTCACTATCAGGCTCAACGCAATGCCCAGCCTTCAATGCGTCTTCAATTTCCACGAACTCTAATCTCTACACCGATTT CCCGTTTCTGCGAAACGTTACAAACTTGAGCGAATTCGATGCTGCCCTTAACAGTTATGTACTGGGCTCATACATTCAGAGCAA GTATTCCGTATTCCTGGGCTGCCAGGGCGATCTCTCCAACGCCAGTGATTACTATGCGCGGTATACCACAAGTGCCATCTGCAGCGGTTTAGTCCAGAGCTCCGAGAGCGACTGTGATCTGTCTGCTGAACAGTCACGACCTCTCTGTGCCGAAGATTGC GCATTGATGGCTTCAagcgaggaggagatcgTGGTTAATGACGAGCTTTGCCCGGACAGACGAAGTGACTATCTAAACCAGATCCGCTCAGATTTCGCTGTCTGCACTGGCCCTGACGGTTCTCTCACTGGTTCTTGCATATCGGCGGCAGACAATGAACCCAACGAATGCGGCTTCCGATCGAACCTCATCGGTCTATGCGGATTCTGCGCGTCCAGCACCGTCAACTCGACCGATTCTTGTTGTGTAAATGCGAACGCTTCAAGTCGATGCGAAGGAGTAGATCTGCCGACCCCGACCACGTCCTTTATTCCCATATACACGACCGGAACAGATGCGGGAAATGATACGGATAACGGCTTATCAGGAGGCCAAATTGCGGGCATTGTCATAGGCTCTGTGGCTGGGTTCGCCATTCTTGCAGTTCTCATAGCGTTTGGCTTAATCTATTACTGGCGACGGAAGCGTGAGGCGACCGACGATAACTCTTTAAACAAACCGAACCCGCAAAGAAAAGGATCTCCCATGCAACAGCCTGGGAACCAAGCTTTCGGTGTCGCTCCTGGACGTGTCGCCAGAATGTCCGCGCTTCGTGAGGCCCcaagctcttctccaggacACTCTCGCAGTTCGGGAGCCTTCCTTGGTGGTAGTGCCAAGTACAGTGATTCTTCCGACTCTGAAGGCTTCGCAAGCCCTGGCGCCATCAACAAAAAGATTCCACCGACAACTGGTAAACGACAAGGTTCACTTTCCAGCAATTCGGCTCTGGCTGGCGTCGGTAGTGATACTTCTCCTCGCTCAGGTACAATAGGACAGTACTCTTCGCCGGAAGGGCTGACCAGTGGACAGTCGGAGCAGCTATCTTCTTTTCAAGATTATTACTCGCAGGACGACATCCATCCCGGTGATAAGGTTGCAGTGCTCTGGGCTTATCAACCGCGGGCGGGTGACGAGTTTGGCCTAGAACGCGGCGAGATGATTAAGGTGATAGGCATCTGGGATGATGGATGGGCGACGGGTGTCCGCGTACCCGAGAGCGCAGAAGAGTACGATGCTAGACATCGCGAGCAACGTGATAGCGGCGTGTCGGGTCGCTCGCAGAGGACGTCACCAGCTCCATCAGGCGAGATCAAGGCATTCCCATTGGTTTGCGTCTGTCTCCCACAACACTGGAGAAAGATCATTGATGGTGCACaaggagatgatgaagtaGCAGAAAGATATTGA